The sequence below is a genomic window from Aureispira sp. CCB-E.
TTTTAACTTTTAAACTAGCAATTTACCAATCTGCACATCAATAAGGTTGAATCCTTAACACGCTGCAAAGGTACGAATTTTATATTTTAAATGCTAGTTCTACAAGAAATTGTAGCCCCTTTTAGCAAACAAAATAAAGAACACGATAACACAGTGCTTTTTGTTTGTGCGAGACGCACGCCCCATTTATTTTTTTCTCGGTTTTGTCATTCGCAAGGAATAAGAGTCAACCATACTAATAAAGTATGATTCCATATTTTTCAGCAAACTTTTCTTGTTCTTCTCCAAACTTGCCATAGGCTGCATTGAGTTTTGATTCAAAACCGACCAATAAATCTACCACTGATGAAGAGTGGACGGTTGCTCCAGCATTAATCATCTTTTTAGCTTCTAGGATTTCATTTTGTCCTCCTTCTTGATAAACATCCAAAACTTGTTTGGCAGCATCTTTTATTTGTTGAGCATAGGCATTGTGCTCCTCTGTGCTTTTCCAAATTTTTATTTTTTCTAATGTTTCTAATTCTTCATCAAAAGTCTTTATCATCACATCGTAAGCACTATTTACACCAATATTGCTAGCAATATCATGTTTTTCTGGAATCAAATTAGTAAAAGTTTGATAGACTTGACGACATAAACTCATTCTCAGCATGACTTTTTCACAGAATTTATCCGCCTGATCTGAACTAGGGACGGAAGGACTACCGCAAGCATTTATAACGAAACAGAATAATATCAAAAAGAGTGATTTTGTAGCGTAGTTCATTTTTATTTAAGTATTTATGAATTAATTAACTCTCCAGTTGCTTGATTAATAATTGCAGCAATCTCCTCGGATCGATCCAATACCATATTGTGCGTCCCTCCTATTATCAAGTGCGTTGCTCGTTGATTGGCTTTCTTAAAAAGATGATCCTTCGTTCCATTAATATGAATACAATTCGGTGGATATACCTTATTTTCCCAATGAACAATGGCCTCTCTTCCCCAAGAAAAATGGTTAGCTGATCGAGCTTGTAGCATTAATTTTATAAGTTGACTATCTTCTTTGGTGCAAATGCCCAAAATCCAAGCTAAAAATGGCAATATTAAACGAATACACCATGCAGGGAAGAACCGATACAAAGGCAATATTCGAGCTATTTTGAATAAAAAAGGTACTTCTGTCTGATGCTTAAAAGATGAGATTAAGATCAATTTTTTATAAGGCATTCTCTTTGCCATTTCTGTCGCTACAGTTCCTCCTAAAGACATACCAATCAAAATAGGAGGTTCTTCTACCTCCCCAATACTATCGACCAATCGCTGAGCATAATCCTCAATAGATTCTATTCGACTTATTGGCTCCAAATATTCCAAACAATAAACATCTTTTTCCAACAACAAAGGAACCAACCTAGAAAAAATTCTTTCATCATTTCCCAGACCAGGAATTAAATAAACTTTTGCCATTTAGGATAATTTCATCAACCAGCTTAAAAGCAACTAAAAGAGTAACAAAGATAATTCATAGACTGCTAATAATTTACAAACCGTCATCAACCATACTCGCAGGAGGTTGTGTTCCTACAAAAAGGCTACTGTAATTAACAGCCTTCCAAATTCCTTTATTATTTTTTCTCAGGGCGATAGGTCTTGGAGTGGATGCCCCAGTACACTTAATAAAGACCTTGACATCTCCATTAGATTGTTCGCTATAAGGGTTTCTTGTTAATTTAAATGATAATTTAGAAGGGAGTTTATACCCATTTTGGGGACTTGTCTCTAATACATATGAACGAGCAATATAAGGCTTTCTAAGTAAATTGGTCAAATGGTAATTGATACTATTTTGGGGCTGAAACCCTTTGTATATATCTCCTTCTGACAACTGAGTACGATCCAAGGCTATTGTTAGAGCTTTTAAACCAACTTCCTTGTTATTGGTATACATCATCAATGCCATAGCAAATACAACTGCTCCCCCTTCAGGACTTTGAGCAACTCGGTTTCTAAATGTTAAAAATTCCTCTATAGTACTAGGGACTTTTGCAGCTTCAATTGTCTTTTGTGCGGATATATTTTGAGCAAACAGAATCATGCTCATTGTGATAAGAAAAAAGGTTTTCATTTTTTGTAGTTTAATGCAAGTATTTAAATGCCTAATCTAAATAATAAGCGACTCAAGTCGTACATTGGTTATTAGCTACTTAAGAATGCTTACTATAAATACTTGCTTATCTATATTTATAGCAATTCGTCTTCAACTTAAGTTTCCTAACTTTAACGACCTCTTATTAAAATATTGGCAAATAAAGTTAATGAATAATAAACATTAAAAACAAAAATAGCACCAATAAATATCTTATTCTGAAATACTTATATTTCTTTCTTTGTGCTCCACCACAAAAGCAACGGAATTCCTCCATGTACCAAACGGTATAATGTTTCGTACGCATGTTGGTGCAATGATACCCAAAATATGTCTATGTAAAAATTTCCAACCAAACGCGCCAAAGAAGTCAAGAAGCCCCAAATAATACAATACCAAACTGCGATAGAAAAGGTCCATTTGAAGGGAATAAATAATAATATTGCCGCAAGAAAATCAAGAGCGCCCATGATGATCAAAAATTGGCTAGCAGCTTCGTCATTCTTAAAAAATAAGATATCCATACACCATTGTATCCAAACTCCTGGTTGTGGATAGTAAGCATAAGCATACAATCCATGACAAATAAAAGTTGTAGCAATGATTACTTTGAGTGTCGTTCTAAACAAAGGTGTATTTTGTCCTCCATAAAGCACGTGTACTAAAATTAAGGGTGCTGTTATTTGAGTAGCGTATTCAAAAAATTGCCCTACTTGCCAAAACTTATCTTTGAAGTATAATAAAGCCAAAAGTGCAAAAGAAAAAGAAGCAAGATAGAGCAACCATTTTCCTAACTTCCAAGTTTCTTTCAAAAAAAGAACGGCAACAGCACATAACATCCAGAAAATGCCAATCCCCACACCAAGTCCATCAATAAATTGATCAACATTAAAACTTTTATTCGTCACATAATTCTGCCAAGTATCTCCTGTCAGACTGGTAACAATTCCTTCTAATAAAGATTGATCCCAAAAAAATGTCCGAAGAGGCAAGTCCCAAAATAATCCTTGCCAACCTCTTCCTAAGAACAAACAGAAAACGAATATTCTCAAAAAAAGTATTTCTTTAGTATCAAATGCTCGTATAAATGTTTTTCTTTCTAATCCCATATCTAGTATTTTATACTTCTTATATTTCCAACAATACAGTTGAATCAACTTTGTTTTGTCTATGGTCATTATCGCTAACAGATACAAGCAACTTATAACCAATAGACAACACCAAAATCAAATAATCTTTTAGTTCAAAATTTGGGACAAATATACAAGAAAATAAGATTTTATCTAGAGACAAAAAAAATACTAGAGATTGACCACCGGTTTCATTCCTTATTTTTCAATTGCTACTAGCTAATAAAAGCCATTTTTTGTCCTCACCTTCAAGTTTTTTAGGGGTTCTTAGTCCTTATTTCGACCATAGATTAAAAGCGTACAACTATTTCTTTGAAAATTGCATCTTTTTTAGTAGATTAGATGGTTATCTATTCCCCCAAGTAATAGTAACGATCTTCATTTAAGTAGATACCACTTACAAGAATTATAGAATTATTGCTATAAAATAATAATTGGCGAACCAATTTATACACAAGTCACTTTAGCTTGTTTTGAATGAACTATTGATAAAATAACCTCTATGAAAAAAGAAATACGGATTGACCTCAGTGTGTCTCAACACCCCAATAGAAACAATCCTGTTCAAGTTAACTCCTGGGTAAATAAAGCTTTGGATGCTAGAAATAATATCAACACCCCCAAAGAACATTCGTCAGGACGAAAACTACAGCTTAATATGACGTTTTGTAAAAGTATTTTAAACCGTCGTTAAGTACTAAATAGCACAACTTAGTTAGAGAGGAAATAGATGATCTATTTCCTCTCTTTTTGTATACTAGGCGGTTAAAGCTAAACAGCAACAAAAAACATTTATTCTTTTTGAATGTTCTATAAATTGCAATTCATAACAGAAAAGTTTAGTGTTCAATTCAAAATTGCATACATTTGCAATAGTGGTATTATATAACTAAAGACATCATGTTCATACAAGGCTTTATTTGTATATTTTTATCTTATTTATTGAACATGCTTTAGATACCCTTGTTAATTGTGTCTAAAAAGAAAAGAAAGTATACGTACGATTCTTTTATACTCATTCATCCTCATTCATTGTTCTTGTATGAAGTTCTCTGACGATTTATATCAACTTATTAGTTCTCTCAATCAATCCGAAAAACGATACATAAAACTAGTTGCTAAAGCATTTACAAGCAAAGGGACAGAAAATCAACTTGCTCTTTTTGACGCTTTTGACCGACAACAGCAATACAATGAAGATAAAATCCGAAAGGATTTTGAGGATAAAATTCCTGCCAAAAACTTCCATGTTGCCAAAAACCGTCTCTACAATCTCATTCTAAAAGCGCTGTATTTATACCATTTAAAAAATTCTGATTATCAAAAAATCAATCAATTGATTTATCAATCTGAAATTTTACAAAAAAAGGGATTGTACAAACAAGCTGATGTTCTCAATGACAAAGCGATACAAAGCGCAACGAAGTCAGAGCTTTTTCCTCTTGCAATAATAGGCTTATCTGGGCAAGCAAATTCGTTTATGAATCAGCGAGATTTGACAAAAATTAAGAATTATTTAGATCGTGAATTAGAGGAAGAGTACGATTTGTTAGAACGTTACAAAACAGACCTTACTTATCAGTATTTGCAACTAAAAACACTCTTTATTACCCACAAAAAACAAGCTGTCAGAAGTGAGGCTGAAATGGCGCAAATTCAAGCGTTAAAAGAACACCCTTTATTAAAAGATTCATCCTTAGCCAAATCAAAAAGTGCGTTGGATATGTATCGTTTCTTAAATGGTTTTATTTGCCGATACGAAGGCGATTATGTTCGCGCCTCTGAATATTGGCAAGAATTTGTTGATGAATTAGAACAATTAAAATCTATTCCTAAGAATAGAATCGAGGAATACATTTCCAACCTTAATAATTTAATGTTCTTGCAATTAGAAGCTCTATTGTTTGATAAAGCTTGGTTCAATTGTCAAAAAATGGTGGACTTACTAGGACATGATCATGTCAAAAACAATGCACATCTCATTGTTAAAGTCAAGGAACGTATCATTGAATTTAAATTAGAGTACTATTTACTTTCTTATCAATACCAAGAAGCTTTACAATACCAAACAAACAATCATGACGAAATTCTTGCTATTTATGAGCAAGTAGGCGATTTTAGACGATTGGTTATTGATTATGTCCAAACATCTATTTACTTGTGTAACCAAATGCCACAAGAAGCAAGCTTCAGCATCGAACAAGTGTTTGCCAACAAAGTATTAAAACAACACCAATACATCTATTCGGGAGCCATGATTATTAACTTACTAATTCACTTTGAATTGGGTAATTATCAGTTGTTAGAATCATTGCTACTCAACACCTATCGAATGATGTATAAACGGAAGTTATTATACAAGAGTGAAAAAATCATTTTTAAATATCTGAAAAAATACCTTCGGATGTTGACCAATGAAGAAATCATGGAATCTTTTAAGTCCTTAAAACAGGAATTGCAGGAAGTTCGAACGGATAAATTTGAACGCAACTTTTTGCCAAACTTTGATTTGGTTGTTTGGATTGAAAGTAAAATCCAGGAAAAAAGTATGTCCGAAATTATTCTAGAAGGAGGATTAACCTTGTAATTTTATAAACACAAGCTACATGCTATCTATCCTAATTCCTGTTTATAATTTTGATGTCCGAAAATTAATACACCAATTGCATCAGCAAGGGGTTTTGCTGACAATTCCTTTTGAGATTTTATGTGTAGAAGATGCTTCTGACCGAGCATATATTGACTTAAATCAGTCTATTCAAGCACTTCCTAACGTTCATTATCGAGTACTCCCAAACAACTTCGGGCGTTCCAAAATTCGCAATTATCTAGCTTCTCTAGCTCAATATCCATACTTACTTTTTATGGACTGTGATTCTATGCCTGTTGAGCCAACTTATCTATCAAATTATGTAGAGCACCTCCATCCCAATCGCCTTTTGTATGGCGGACGTTGTTACCAACCTCAAGCGCCACAAGATGCCGTACTTTACTTCCATTGGTATTATGGCATTCATAGAGAGCAAAGTTCTGCCAAAACCAGACAAAAAAACGCCTACCAGTCTTTTATGACTAATAATTTCTTGATTCCCAAAAGCATCTTTAAATCCATTCGTTTTGATGAGACCCTAACACAATATGGTCATGAAGATACTTTATTTGGATTAGAGTTGCGAGACAGAAAAATCCCAATTCGACACTTAGACAACCCACTAGAGCATATCGGCTTAGAATTAAATTTCGTTTTTCTAAAAAAAAGCGAACTTGCTATCCAAAACCTACATACTTTACACTCTAAATATTCTGTAGAAAAAGAAATTAGACTACTTCGTTTTTTTATACAAACAAAAAGATTATATTTACATAACCTTATTATAGTAATATATTTTTTATCAAAAAACCTTATAACAAAGAACCTCTTTTCTCACCACCCCCAATTACTACTATTTGACTTCTATAAACTTGGGTATTTAATCCACTGGACTAAAAAACATTCCAAGCATAGTCGTTAACTCCAATTTATAAAATAATCACCTCAACGTATCTTGAGTTTTGTTCGCCAATCAACCTGATAACTATTTGTTCTTAATAGTTATTATAATACTGATTGCAAAGTTTTATCCTATTTGTATAAATATTCTAAACAAATAAGACGGCCCATGCTATGATCATAATTTGGCTCAAAAAAACAAAAATATAGTGCCCTTCTTGAACATTATAAAATGCACTTAAATTGTATTTATATACTGGCATTTGCTGTCATTTTTTTTTCAAAAAGTAAATATCAATACACTCTCAATACTTAAAATAAACAAACATAATATTTTAATTATCAAAATAAAGCTATTCAAAAGAACTTCCTTTCTTACCTTTTTTTTGTCATATTAATGATATGGGTTTGAACTTGTAGTTGGAAGTTCTTAACTTAGGGCTACCTAAAAATTTATAAATTTCTAACATTATTTAACTAATTTAACTTATTAGTATGAAAAAAAATCTAATATATTTTTTATCTTTTTATTTGATAATGTTGAGTGCGACCACAACATCTGCTCAATATTGCACCACCAACGTTGGACCTTCCAGTGCGGGAGACTCTAGTGTTGATAGTATAGGTTTGACTGGTGATGCAGGAACAACGATCACTTATCAAAAAGTTTGTGCTGCTACAAGAGTGGAAGACCTCACAGCAACACAAAGTGCTTCTGTAACAGCAGGCAGCAGTTACAACCTAACTGTTGTCTTTGGCACTTGTGGTTCGACTCCCTATGCTGGTGCTGGTGAAGTTTGGATTGATTGGAACCAAAACGATGCTTTTGACCCAGCAGAATCTATAGGAACGTGGACAGGTTCCCCTACAGATACGAGTGTATTTTCATTTACAGTTCCTAACAGTGCCTTCAACGGAACAACTCGCATGCGTGTGATGCAGCAAGAAGGATCATCTGTCACTCCTCCTCTTAATCCTTGCGGATCATATCTTTGGGGGTCTGTTGCTGACTTTAGCATTGTAATTTCTGGTGGTGTCACCATTACTTGCCCTGTTCCATCCGCACTCACTGCCAACAACCTCACAGCTACTTCTGCTGATTTGGGGTGGACAGAAAACGGAACAGCCACCAACTGGCAAATTAGCTATGGTGCGCCTGGTACAGCTGCTGGCGCTGGCGTTACTATGATGACCACTACCAACCCTACTAATGTAACAGGTTTAAATCCTAATAGTCCTTATGATTTTTATGTACGATCTGTTTGTGGGGCTGGTGACTCTAGCCTTTGGGTAGGTCCTTTTAATTTTGTAACACCTTGTGCTGCTCTTACGGCTCCTTATTCACAACCTTTTGCCACCAATGCTCTACCTGCTTGTTGGACTCAAATGGGTGCCACTAACTGGGAATATGGAAGTAATGTCACAAACCCAACAGGTTTTGCAGATTATGGTGCAGATAATGTTCCTGATCATAGCCTTGGAGGTGGTGGAACATTCATTGGTATGGATGGTTCTGATAATACCAACGGAGAAGTAAGTACCTTGATGTCTCCTATGGTTGATATCGCCCCACTTACCAATGCTCAATTAAGCTATTGGGTCTTTAGTAATAATGTTACAGATGCTGCTCAAAACAAATTGATTGTTGAATTTTATGATGGTGCTAACTGGACTGTTGTTGATTCCATTCAAGCCAACTTAGGTACTACTTGGGTAGAATTCACAACGGATCTAACTACGTTTACAGTTACTGGTAACGTTCAAGTTCGTTTTACAGTTACTGGAGACAACTCTGCTGGTGGGTTCACTTATCACAACGATATTTTGATTGATGATGTTGCCTTCCGCAATGCACCTACCTGTTTAATACCTGCCTCTTTAACTGCTAACAATATCACAGCTACTTCTGCTGATTTGGGGTGGACAGAAAACGGAACAGCCACCAACTGGCAAATTAGCTATGGTGCACCTGGTTCGGGTGCTGGTGCTGGTGTTACTATGATGACCAACACTAACCCTGTCAATGTAACAGGCTTAAACTCCAATAGTCCTTATGATTTTTATGTACGATCTATTTGTGGTGCTGGCGATACTAGCATGTGGGTAGGTCCTTTTAATTTTGTAACACCTTGTGGTGTCTTTACCCCTGCTTATTCTACAGATTTTTCAACTTTTTTGCCTGCATGCTGGGAGGA
It includes:
- a CDS encoding glycosyltransferase family 2 protein; this translates as MLSILIPVYNFDVRKLIHQLHQQGVLLTIPFEILCVEDASDRAYIDLNQSIQALPNVHYRVLPNNFGRSKIRNYLASLAQYPYLLFMDCDSMPVEPTYLSNYVEHLHPNRLLYGGRCYQPQAPQDAVLYFHWYYGIHREQSSAKTRQKNAYQSFMTNNFLIPKSIFKSIRFDETLTQYGHEDTLFGLELRDRKIPIRHLDNPLEHIGLELNFVFLKKSELAIQNLHTLHSKYSVEKEIRLLRFFIQTKRLYLHNLIIVIYFLSKNLITKNLFSHHPQLLLFDFYKLGYLIHWTKKHSKHSR
- a CDS encoding alpha/beta hydrolase gives rise to the protein MAKVYLIPGLGNDERIFSRLVPLLLEKDVYCLEYLEPISRIESIEDYAQRLVDSIGEVEEPPILIGMSLGGTVATEMAKRMPYKKLILISSFKHQTEVPFLFKIARILPLYRFFPAWCIRLILPFLAWILGICTKEDSQLIKLMLQARSANHFSWGREAIVHWENKVYPPNCIHINGTKDHLFKKANQRATHLIIGGTHNMVLDRSEEIAAIINQATGELINS
- a CDS encoding DUF6935 domain-containing protein, with the protein product MKTFFLITMSMILFAQNISAQKTIEAAKVPSTIEEFLTFRNRVAQSPEGGAVVFAMALMMYTNNKEVGLKALTIALDRTQLSEGDIYKGFQPQNSINYHLTNLLRKPYIARSYVLETSPQNGYKLPSKLSFKLTRNPYSEQSNGDVKVFIKCTGASTPRPIALRKNNKGIWKAVNYSSLFVGTQPPASMVDDGL